The proteins below come from a single Plantactinospora sp. KBS50 genomic window:
- the rplE gene encoding 50S ribosomal protein L5: MSTATETKTIPRLKERYRNEVAAKLREQYQYANPMQVPGLVKIVVNMGVGEAARDAKLIDGAMRDLATITGQKPQVRRATKSIAQFKLREGMPIGAKVTLRGDRMWEFLDRLLSIALPRIRDFRGLDGRKLDGHGNYTFGLTEQSVFHEIDQDRIDRQRGMDITIVTTANTDDEGRELLKHLGFPFRADRNKES, from the coding sequence ATGAGCACCGCTACCGAGACCAAGACCATCCCGCGGCTCAAGGAGCGGTACCGCAACGAGGTCGCGGCCAAGCTGCGCGAGCAGTACCAGTACGCGAACCCGATGCAGGTGCCCGGCCTGGTGAAGATCGTCGTGAACATGGGCGTCGGTGAGGCGGCCCGGGACGCGAAGCTGATCGACGGGGCGATGCGCGACCTGGCCACGATCACCGGTCAGAAGCCGCAGGTCCGCCGGGCGACCAAGTCCATCGCGCAGTTCAAGCTGCGCGAGGGCATGCCGATCGGCGCGAAGGTGACCCTGCGCGGCGACCGGATGTGGGAGTTCCTGGACCGGCTGCTGTCGATCGCGCTGCCGCGTATCCGCGACTTCCGCGGCCTGGACGGGCGCAAGCTCGACGGGCACGGCAACTACACGTTCGGCCTGACCGAGCAGTCGGTGTTCCACGAGATCGATCAGGACCGGATCGATCGGCAGCGGGGCATGGACATCACCATCGTGACGACCGCGAACACGGACGACGAGGGCCGGGAGCTGCTCAAGCACCTGGGCTTCCCGTTCCGTGCGGATCGCAACAAGGAGAGCTGA
- a CDS encoding type Z 30S ribosomal protein S14 translates to MAKKALILKAAAKPKFSVRAYTRCQRCGRPKAVYRKFGLCRVCIREMAHRGELPGVSKASW, encoded by the coding sequence ATGGCCAAGAAGGCGCTGATCCTCAAGGCGGCCGCGAAGCCGAAGTTCTCGGTTCGCGCGTACACCCGCTGCCAGCGGTGCGGACGTCCGAAGGCGGTCTACCGCAAGTTCGGCCTCTGCCGGGTCTGCATCCGGGAGATGGCCCACCGCGGTGAGCTGCCGGGTGTGTCCAAGGCTTCCTGGTAA